In Primulina tabacum isolate GXHZ01 unplaced genomic scaffold, ASM2559414v2 Contig1270, whole genome shotgun sequence, the sequence NNNNNNNNNNNNNNNNNNNNNNNNNNNNNNNNNNNNNNNNNNNNNNNNNNNNNNNNNNNNNNNNNNNNNNNNNNNNNNNNNNNNNNNNNNNNNNNNNNNNNNNNNNNNNNNNNNNNNNNNNNNNNNNNNNNNNNNNNNNNNNNNNNNNNNNNNNNNNNNNNNNNNNNNNNNNNNNNNNNNNNNNNNNNNNNNNNNNNNNNNNNNNNNNNNNNNNNNNNNNNNNNNNNNNNNNNNNNNNNNNNNNNNNNNNNNNNNNNNNNNNNNNNNNNNNNNNNNNNNNNNNNNNNNNNNNNNNNNNNNNNNNNNNNNNNNNNNNNNNNNNNNNNNNNNNNNNNNNNNNNNNNNNNNNNNNNNNNNNNNNNNNNNNNNNNNNNNNNNNNNNNNNNNNNNNNNNNNNNNNNNNNNNNNNNNNNNNNNNNNNNNNNNNNNNNNNNNNNNNNNNNNNNNNNNNNNNNNNNNNNNNNNNNNNNNNNNNNNNNNNNNNNNNNNNNNNNNNNNNNNNNNNNNNNNNNNNNNNNNNNNNAAGCCACTTGGACAAAAAAAGAAGTGACTTGGACAAAAAGAAACGAAGTGGCTTAGACAAATCTTTTTTGTCGATAACCTCAGACCAATCAATCGAATATTGATTAATACGTAATCGATCGAACACTATTTGAAAACGGCTCTTCTGCTCAGAAACGAAATGTTCCAAATCTTCCTGGAAATTCTTGCTCCCATTGGACCATTTGTATCTATATGCATCAGGATCCCCATTCATGGATCTCTCGGTTCGAGAAATCAAGATAAGAGGATCGAACCATTTCTTCTGACTCTTTTTCAAATTCGATAAAGGTTGGTTGATCGTATATTTCATTATAGTTCTATGATTCAGAGTATCCTTTCCTATTTGATCCCTTTGAATTCCATATTCGAAGTTGCGATCGGATCTATTCATTAAAAAGACTCGATTCAATATATTTCTTATGTACCCATAGGTACTATATTGGATTTGAATCAGATTTCGGATCAATCTATATTGATTGACTGCCTCCATTATGTTGTTGCTAGCAAATACCaccattttttgttttggaTCTTTCAAATCATTCCCGCAGGAGATCCGGACCCATCTTTTTCTGATCCTTCGAGAAAAAGATTCATTCTCTTCATAAAAAATAGGAGGTAGAACCAATAaagatttctttttcgattCATCCCTGGCCTCATTCAAGAATTGTTTTTGATCCAATCCGTAGGAATCAATAGAAAAAGCAAATCCCTTATGATACACCAGATCCGGCTCGGTTATTGATAGAGTGAATAGATCTGCCATTTCTTGAAATCTCTCTTCTGATTCAAAATCGCGGTGTAACGTGTATCCTCCCCTGTTCCGGTCATGGAatagatgaaataaataaaaaaatggatttTTGTTCAAGAATGAAATCTTATTGGAACTGTCCATATCCGGTTCATCCTTCAGAACCCTATCACACCCCGGATCTGATGAAATAGGATGAATTGAGACAGTATTTTGTAAATACGTAATTATCTTGAATATATTAACCAGTTCTTTCTTTTCCAATCGCCTGGAAGGGACAAAAGAAGGATCTTGTtgtttcttcaacaatttctgATCTCTAGTGGATCTCTCAGTAGGATTCGAACCCAGATGAAGTTCTGACCATCTATCAGAGAAAAAAGAACGAACGGATCTTGTAGGATTCCCAAGAAATTCTTCGATTTCTTCCGGAAGCAGATGATTAATCATCTGCTTCTCACGTTCCGTGAATAGCCGGGACATTGAGGAATATCCAGAAAGGCATTTCGGGAATCGGTCTGATTCTATCTCTGTTCCTTCCGTTTGAAGAAAGGAAGGATCCCAAAGAATCGAtctttcttttagttgttgaaTCTCTCTTTGATTGATCAATGTGTGATATTCCGAATCCTCATTACTAATGGAATCCAAATGATCTCTGGATTGATCAGAAGATCCTTTCGGTTGGCTAGAATCCGTTACTTGAACGAAACTAGATCTTGTGGAATCATATTGAATATTTGACGATACATTCCGTACCTTTCTAAAAAACCGATCCTTGTTTACCAACCACACATTGTCTAACCAAATCAAATTCTCTCTCGATACGTTCCTCAAAAAATCCGATTCGTGCGGATTCTTCCCCCAACTAACGAAGGGATCTTGGCGGAATTTCCACATATGAAATTGAGCACAATTTTGCAAAGAAAGAGCCCACTTGTTTCTCGAGAAGAGATGGGAAACATGCTCATTTGATTGAATAGTTGACCCAGCCCTTTGTTGTTTGAAGAAACCCTCCACTTCAATTGGTATTTTTTCACGAAAAGCAGACATGAGATAAGAAATCCAGTGTTTCACTAAGATTTCGAATAGCGGTCCCGAATTCAAGTTGATTCTATTTCGCCTCTTCCTCAGAGAAAGACGATCAAACAATTCCCAATCATGGTCCTTGCGGATGGGATCATccatataatatacaaaaataaactCCAGATATTTGATATCTTTCTCTTTGAATAAGATCTCAATTCCAGCGATGGTTTCATTAGATATCTTACAACTAGAATCCCTCTTTTTTCCGATCCAGTTCCTCCACCACCGCGAACCCCAGTTAGATTCAGGCATGCTACACTTTTTAGTTATTGGGAGAACCCAAGTACTCTCTTTCGGATTCAGGAAACAACTCTCAGAgatcttttttccttttggaaGATACAGGAGCGAAACAATCAACCTATTGATATTGGAAGACCCAACCGATTCTTCCAATGTATCATTTCTGGGTCCAATGGAATTCATAGGTATAGGAAGAAGCCCCCTCAAATAGAGATTCTTTCTTTCGACCATATTTCGATTGTTAATACGATATATAAGGACCGCTACTACAAAGAGTATTACACCCTTGATCGTGAAATATCGATTGCTTGTTGAACCCTGCGAATTGCGTGAAAGTAGGATACTCAAAATTCGGGGGTCAAAGAGTTTTAGAAAACGTTCTTGGTGGAAAAAAATGTGAATGAAAGACCCCACTGAATTGAATTGGGTCCATGAATCTAAGAAATAGTGAGAATTCTTGATCTCTCTCAATATCTCTCTCAATTCGAAAATCCAGGATTTGAATTGATGTCCTTTCATTGATTCCTCCTAAATTGCATTGATTTCTCCTaaagatttcattttaattGGAATTTGGTTATTCACCATGTACGAGGATCCCCACTAAGCATCCATGGCTGAATGGTTAAAGCGCCCAACTCATAATTGGCGAATTCGTAGGTTCAATTCCTACTGGATGCACGCCAATGGGACCCTCCAATAAGTCTATTGGAATTGGCTCTGTATCAATGGAATCTCATCATCCATACATAACGAATTGGTGTGgtatattcatatcataatatatgaACAGTAAGAACTAGCATTCTTATTGAGACTAGAACTCATAGGGAAGAAAATCTATTTATGGATGGAATCAAATATGCAGTATTTACAGACAAAAGTATTCGGTTATTGGGGAAAAATCAATATACTTCTAATGTCGAATCAGGATCAACTAGGACAGAACTAAAGCATTGGGTCGAACTATTCTTTGGTGTCAAGGTAATAGCTATGAATAGTCATCGACTTCCGGGAAAGGGTAGAAGAATGGGACCTATTATGGGACATACAATGCATTACAGACGTATGATCATTACGCTTCAACGGGGTTATTCTATTCCACCTCTtagaaagaaaagaacttaaataaaaatacttaatAGCAATAGCATGGCGATACATTTATACAAAACTTCTACCCCGAGCACACGCAATGGAACCGTAGACAGTCAAGTGAAATCCAATCCACGAAATAATTTGATCTATGGACAGCATCATTGTGGTAAAGGTCGTAATGCCAGAGGAATCATTACCGTAAGGCATAGAGGGGGAGGTCATAAGCGTCTATACCGTAAAATCGATTTTCGACGGAATGAAAAAGACATATATGGTAGAATCGTAACCATAGAATACGACCCTAATCGAAATGCATACATTTGTCTCATACACTATGGGGATGGTGAGAAGAGATATATTTTACATCCCAGAGGGGCTATAATTGGAGATACCATTCTTTCTGGTACAGAAGTTCCTATAAAAATGGGAAATGCCCTACCTTTGAGTGCGGTTTGAACTATTGATTTACGTAATTGGAAATAACCAATTAGGTTTACGACGAAACCTAGAAATCGACCACTGATCCAATTTGAGTACCTCTACAGGATAGACCTCAACAGAAAACTGAAGAGTAACGGCAGCAAGTGATTGAGTTCAGTAGTTcctcatatcaaattattgacTCTAGAGATATAGTAATATGGAGAAGACAAAATTGTTTCAAGCACCGACAGAACCGGAAGCGCCCCTTCTTTCAAACAAAGAGAGGAGGACGGGTTATTCACATTTCATTTGATGGTCAGAGGCGAATTGAAAGCTAAGCAGTGGGAATTCTAAAGATTCCCCGGGGGAAAAATAGAGATGTCTCCTACGTTACCCATAATATGTGGAAGTATCGACGTAATTTCATAGATTCATTCGGTCTGAATGCTACATGAAGAACATAAGCCAGATGACGGAACGGGAAGACCTAGGATGTAGAAGATCATACCATGAGTGATTCGGCAGATTTGGATTCATATAGATATCTACCCATGTGGTATTTCATTGTACCATATATATAAGATATAAGATCCATCTGTATAGATATCATCATCCACATCCAGAAAGCCGTATGCTTTGGAAGAAGCTTGTACAGTTTGGGAAGGGGTTTTGATTGATCAAAAAGAGGAATCTACTTCAACCGATATGCCCTTAGGCACggccatacataacatagaaatCACACTTGGAAAGGGTGGACAATTAGTTAGAGCAGCGGGTGCTGTNNNNNNNNNNNNNNNNNNNNNNNNNNNNNNNNNNNNNNNNNNNNNNNNNNNNNNNNNNNNNNNNNNNNNNNNNNNNNNNNNNNNNNNNNNNNNNNNNNNNNNNNNNNNNNNNNNNNNNNNNNNNNNNNNNNNNNNNNNNNNNNNNNNNNNNNNNNNNNNNNNNNNNNNNNNNNNNNNNNNNNNNNNNNNNNNNNNNNNNNNNNNNNNNNNNNNTGGGGGTGGGGAAGGGAGAGCCCCAATTGGTAGAAAAAAACCCACAACCCCTTGGGGTTATCCTGCACTTGGAAGAAGAAGTAGAAAAAGGAATAAATATAGTGATAATTTGATTGTTCGTCGCCGTAGTAAATAGACGAGAAAATAGAATTTCTTTTTTCGTCTTTACAAAAAAGAAATAGGAGTTAGCTGTGATACGTTCACTAAAAAAAAATCCTTTTGTAGCCAATAATctattaataaaaatagaaaagctTAATAAAAAagcagaaaaaaaaataatagtaaCTTGGTCCCGTGCATCTACCATTATACCCACAATGATCGGCCATACGATTGCTATTCATAATGGTAAGGAACACTTTCCTATTTATATAATAGATCGTATGGTAGGACACAAATTGGGAGAATTTGTACCTACTTTAAATTTCCGAGGACATGCAAAAAATGATAATCGATCTCGTCGATAATCTTATCTTAAAAAAAATGGAtagatatttatgatttattagtaGGAGACAAACCTTAtgctaaagaaaaaaaaaacagaagtaTACGCTTTAGGTCGACATATATCTCTATCTGCTGATAAAGCAAGAAGAGTAATTGATCAAATTCGTGGACGTTCTTATGAGGAAACACTTATGATACTAGAACTCATGTCTTATAGAGCATGTTATCCAATTTTTAAATTGGTTTATTCTGCAGCAGCAAATGCGAGTTACAATATGGCTTCCAACAAAGCCGATTTAGTAATTAGTAAAGCTGAAGTTAATGAGGGTACTACCGCGAAGAGATTAAAACCTCGAGCTCGAGGACGTCGTTATGCGATAAAAAGAAATACCTGTCATATAACTCTTGTAGTGAAAGATAGATCTCTAAATGCTGACTATGAACAAATGGATTCGTGGATATATGATGATAGATATTAGGGGAGGAGTATGGGACAAAAAATAAATCCACTTGGTTTCAGACTTGGTACAATCCAACGTCATCATTCCCTTTGGTTTGCACAACCAAAAAATTATTCTAAGGGTCTACAAGAAGatcataaaataagagattttatcaaaaattatgtACAAAAGAATATGAGAATATCCTCCGGCACCGAGGGGATTGCACGTATAGAGATTCAAAAGAGAATCGATTTGATCCAGATCATAATCTTTATGGGATTCCCAAAGTTATTAATAGAAGTAGACCACGAGGAATCGAAGAATTACAGATGAACCTACAAAAGAATTTGATTATGGAAACCGAAAACTAAACATTGCTATCACAAGAATTGCAAAACCTTACGGAAACCCTAATATTCTTGCAGGATTTATAGCCGGACAATTAAAGAATAGAGTTTCATTTCGAAAAGCAATGAAAAAAGCTATTGAATTAACTGAACAAGCAGATACAAAAGGGATTCAAGTACAAATTGCAGGACGTATCGATGGAAAAGAAATTGCACGTGTCGAATGGATCAGAGAAGGCAGGGTTCCCCTGCAAACCATTCGAGCTAAAATTGATTATTGTTCTTATATTGTTCGGACTATCTATGGGGTATTAGGTATCAAAATTTGGATTTTTCTAGACAAAGAAGAGGAATAAGAAAACTTGACTTGTTTTTCCCATTGATAGAACAAAAAAAGGGAAACTTCTTCGTTCTTTTTCTGATTAATCAAAACAAGCAATTCTAATTTTTAATTCTTTATAGGGTTGAATAAAAATCCGATTcaccttttgatataattgctATGCTTAGTGTGTGACTCGTTGGTTAGGGTtaggattaaaaaaaaagacCAGCCCCATAGTATGAAAACCAACTCATCACTTCGTATTATCTGGATCTAAAGAACCAgacaaaatatgataaattggTCATATCTTTGTAGCAACTGAAATCTTTTAACTTTAATTCTAAGTTTAAAACAATATACAGAAGAAGGGTGTGGATAAACGGAAGGATGAGAGAAAGAGAGAAAAAGAATATCAATATTGCTATAGAATTCCAATATGTAAGGTCTATGTATAAGTCCTCTCAAAAAAACAGTGTAATAAAGCATCAATACTAGTTGATTCATCCATAATGAACTAAATATTAAACGaatcagaagaaagaaatcaagaGCTTCGAGCCAATAAAGACTAAGAAGGTTGACTCAAGAATAAATTGGATTATTAGCTCCATTGCAAATTCGGACCTAACCATTAAGTACGAGGCGATGGGAACGATGGAACCTGTGAACGCAAAAGATTTTATTGAACAAATGAATCTTAATGATTCGCTAGTCGGGACGGCGAAATGAACCGGAAATCTATTCATCTATTCTGAGAAGTCATGAACAAGTCCTAGCGCGGAAATAGAGATTGCAAGAGTAAATATTCGCCCgcgaaaactttatttttttataaatttaaaaaaaaaatgtgaatatctattTAATATAGATTAAAATCTAAGTGAAATATAGATTAAAATCTAAGTGAAATTCCATTTTGAAGCCTTTTATTCGCGAGGAGCTGAATGAGAAGAAACTCTCACGTCCAGTTCTGTAGTAGAGATGGAATTCCAAAACACCCATCAACTATAACCCCAAAAGAACTAGATTCCGTAAACAACATAGAGGAAGAATGAAGGGAATGGCTTATCGAGGTAATCGTATTTGTTTCGGTAAATATGCTCTTCAGGCACTTGAACCTGCTTGGATCACATCTAGACAAATCGAAGCCGGTCGACGAGCAATGACACGAAATGCACGCCGTGGGGGAAAAATATGGGTACGCATATTTCCAGACAAGCCAATTACCATAAGACCTGCTGAAACACGTATGGGTTCAGGGAAAGGATCCCCCGAATATTGGGTAGCAGTTGTTAAATCGGGTCGAATACTATATGAAATAGGTGGAGTAACTGAAAATATAGCTAAAAGGGCTATTTTAACAGCAGCATCGAAAATGCCTATACGAACTCAATTTATTAGTTCGGGATAAAAAAAAGAACCCACAGAAATGAGTCTTTAGGGATGAAAAAAAGACCACACAGGTCtctttttttggacaaacaatatttcttttattttcttcatCCTTTGAATTGGAAGAATAGACTAAAAAATTGATATGATTCAACCTCAGACTTATTTAAATGTAGCGGATAACAGCGGGGCTCGAGAATTGATGTGTATTCGAATCATAGGAGCTAGCAATCGTCGATATGCTCATATTGGTGACGTTATTGTTGCTGTGATCAAAGAAGCATTACCAAACATGTCCCTAGAAAAATCAGAAGTAGTCAGAGCTGTAATTGTTCGTACCTGTAAAGAACTTAAACGTGACAACGGTATGATAATACGATATGATGACAATGCCGCAGTTGTGATTGATCAAGAAGGAAATCCAAAAGGAACTAGAATCTTTGGTGCAATTCCTCGGGaattgagacaattaaattttaCTAAAATAGTTTCATTAGCTCCCGaggtattataaaataaaaagagaTCGTGAAATCTTtataaagaaataaattaaGAACTAGATTAATTCCTAGATTGTGTCTCACGTATATACCTTTCAACTTCATATTCATAAaccaataaaaaaaagaaaaacatgtTAATTATATCCAATTTTGAGACATCAATCATTTTAGTTCATCATGGGTAGGGACACTATTTCTGAGATAATAACCTCTATACGAAATGCTGATATGGATAAAAAACGAGTTGTTCGTATAGCATCTACTAATATTACCGAAAATATTGTTAAAATACTTTTCCGCGAAGGTTTTATCGAAAACGTCAGAAAAcatcaagaaaaaaacaaatattttttggtTTTAACCCTGCGACATAGAAGGAATAGGAAAAGACCCtatagaaattttttaaatttaaaacggATTGGCCGACCTGGTTTACGAATATATTCTAACTCTCAACGAATTCCTAGAATTTTAGGTGGGATGGGGATTGTAATTCTTTCTACTTCTCGAGGTATAATGACAGACCGGGAAGCTCGACTAGAAAGAATTGGCGGAGAGTTGTTGTGTTCTATATGGTAATCCGTTTAATATCCAACGACTCTCTTTCTATTTGTAAAAAAAAGAAGTTGTCTAATAGCGTTTCTCGTACATTAGTTGATACTTCAAGGGGGCTTTACCTGGAATGAAAGAACAAAAATGGATTCATGAAGGTTTAATTACTGAATCACTTCCCAACGGCATGTTCCGGGTTCGGTTAGATAATGAAGATCTGATTCTAGGTTATGTTTCAGGAAAGATCCGACGTAGTTTTATACGGATATTGCCAGGCGATAAAGTAAAAATTGAAGTAAGTCGTTATGATTCAACGAGAGGACGTATAATTTATCGACTCCGAAACAAGGATTCGAAAGATTAGGTGCTTTTTATTCAATACGACTCAAGatgaaaaatttcaagaaacttATTTTCTACCAAGAAGTAGATTCAGAATTAAGATAAGGAatgataaatatgaaaataagggTTTCCGTTCGTAAAATTTGTGAAAAGTGTCGACTAATCCGTAGGCGGGGGCGCATTATAGTAATTTGCTCCAACCCCAGACATAAACAAAGACAAGGATAATCAGACTCGCTAAAGGGTtcaatgtaaaaataataaatctctTTTGACATGAAATGGATATATCCATATATTTCGGACTCAGATTTATGAGATGCTAAAATATGGCAAAAGCTATACCGAGAATTGGTTCGCGTAGGAATGTACGTATTGGTTCACGTAAGAGTGCACGTAGAATACCAAAGGGAGTTATTCATGTTCAAGCAAGTTTCAATAATACCATTGTCACAGTTACAGATGTACGGGGTCGAGTGATTTCCTGGTCCTCCGCCGGTACTTGTGGATTCAAGGGTACGAGAAGAGGCACACCTTTTGCCGCTCAAACTGCAGCAGCAAATGTTATTCGTACAGTAGTTGATCAAGGTATGCAACGAGCAGAAGTCATGATAAAAGGTCCCGGTCTCGGAAGAGACGCAGCATTACGCGCTATTCGTAGAAGTGGTATACTATTAACTTTCGTACGAGATGTAACCCCTATGCCACATAATGGCTGTAGACCTCCGAAAAAAAGACGTGTGTAGGAAATGAATAGTGAAGAAATTTCAAAAGAAACAAGAGAAATAAATGATTcaaattcaatcaaataaaataatattactaTGGTTCGAGAGAAAGTAACAGTATCTACTCGGACACTACAGTGGAAATGTGTTGAATCAAGAACAGACAGTAAACGTCTCTATTATGGGCGCTTTATTCTCTCTCCACTTATGAAAGGACAAGCCGACACAATAGGCATTGCGATGCGAAGAGCTTTGCTTGGAGAAATAGAAGGAACATGTATCACACGTGTAAAATCTGAGAACGTCCCGCATGAATATTCTACAATAACGGGTATTCAAGAATCGGTTCATGAGATTTTAATGAATTTGAAAGAAATTGTATTGAGAAGTAATCTATATGGGACTTGTGAAGCGTCTATTTGTGTCAGAGGTCCTGGATATGTAACTGCTCAAGATATCATCTTACCGCCTTATGTAGAAATCGTCGATAATACACAACATATAGCTAGCTTGATCGAACCAATTCATTTTTGTATTGGATTAGAAATCGAGAGAAATCGTGGATATCTTATAAAAATGCCACATAACTTTCAAGATGGAAGTTATCCTATCGATGCTGTATTCATGCCTGTTCGAAATGTGAATCATAGTATTCATTCCTATGGGAATTGGAATGAAAAACAAGAGATACTGTTTCTAGAAATATGGACAAATGGGAGTTTAACTCCGAAAGAAGCACTTCATGAAGCCTCCCGGAATttgattgatttatttattcCCTTTTTAGATAAGAAAGAAGAAAACATACCTTTAGAGgacaatcaacacatggttccTTTATCCCAATTTACCTTTCACGAGAAATTGGATAAActcagaaaaaacaaaaaaagaataGCATTGAAATCGATTTTTATTGACCAATCCGAATTCTCTCCCAGGGTCTATAATTGCCTAAAAAGgtccaatatatatacattattgGACCTTTTGAATAACAGTCAAGAAGATCTTATGAAAATTGAGCATTTTAAGCTAGAAGATGTAAAACAGATATTGGGCATTCTAGAAAAACATTTCGCAGTTGATTTACCAAAAAAGAGGTTTTCAATCTGTAGCGCAATTGATGTATTCGAAAGAGATTCATAATTTTCTTGACTAAATGTATCTAGGGATAATTCGCTTTGAAACGACTATTCCCTAGATACACATGCCTATTATTTTACAAttgaatcaaattttaaaaaagaccTAAAGTTAGGGATTTATCAATGGGTAATGTTGCACCAATACCCAACCAAAGAGCGACTGCAGTACCGATCAAAAAGACGGTTGTCGCTACTGGACGACGAAATGGATTTTGGAATTTATTAACATTCTCTAAAAAGGGTACTATTAATAATCCCGCAGGTACTGAAACCATTAAAAGAACACCCAATAATTTATTAGGTACTGTACGAAGTATTTGAAATACGGGAAAGAAATACCATTCAGGTAATATTTCCAAAGGGGTTGCAAATGGATCTGCTGGTTCACCAATCATTGATGGTTCTAGAACCGCTAAGCCTACGTTACATGCAATAGTACCTAGAATTACGACtggaaaaatatataaaagatcGTTGGGCCATGCGGGTTCTCCGTAATAATTATGACCCATACCTTTTGCCAATTTAGCTCTTAATACAGGATCATTCAAATCAGGTTTTTTTGTTATTGGGATAGGTGAATTCTTATACATCCATCCTCCGAAGGAACCGGACATGATAATTTTTTATCATCCGGCTCGAGCAAGATTCAAAAGAACCAAAtgaatccataaaaaatatatgtgttAGCTATATCTACACATATATGAATGATTCAATGTAAGAAAAACTTGACTCTTTTTTTTCCGAAATTACAACTATCTATTGCAAAGAATTCGGTTCTAAGTCTAAGTAAATACTCACGACCCAAGCCGGCTTACAAAGTTGATCATATTATGATCAATTGCTTTCTGGGTTGTCTCAGGCTTTACGATTACTATATTATCTCCAAAATAGTTGGAGATACACATACAAAAGGTTTACTTGTTACTAATTTAGTCTAGTTTATGTTTTTCTTTAGATCTCTTGTTTCACTCCGATAGTATTATCAATCAGATCAATGCAGAAGAAATGAATGCATTTCCatactatttcatttttagaTACTATTTTTtaagtataaataaatataaaattaattaagtgaaatagataaaataaaaagaatcttTATCTATTTCACTTAATTTTACCAGATCTTACGGAGCCTACTCATGTACAATGTGATTCGGATCTAATCATAGAAAAGACTCTCTTTAAGCGAACCAGCCTATCTTCTGTATAGCGGTTACACGTACGCGGTGGTTGGAACAAAAAACCTTTTGGTTGTGAATTCCAATGTGGCAGACATATATCTACACAGACCAATCAATAGTTCAAGTCGCACACTCCCATAATCCATTTTCTCTTCGGAGAATTTCCTTCAACTTTACAATATCATTTATTTGGCACGATTAGGACACGACACAATTAGTTGAAGGGAAATATCTAAACCCATgtcttattattttcaataatccATACTTGTAGCAATAAAATCCTATTATTCCTCCTCTAAGTGATAAATGATTGATTACAAATATATAGTAGATATCTTCTCTATAAAGGACCAGAAATACCTTGTTTACGTATCATTAGAAAGTGCATTAACATAAATACAACAGTAAGAAGCGGCAGTACAAAAGTGTGTAAACTATAAAAACGAGTCAAAGTGGATTGTCCCACACTAGCACTTCCGCG encodes:
- the LOC142536240 gene encoding large ribosomal subunit protein uL2c-like; translation: MAIHLYKTSTPSTRNGTVDSQVKSNPRNNLIYGQHHCGKGRNARGIITVRHRGGGHKRLYRKIDFRRNEKDIYGRIVTIEYDPNRNAYICLIHYGDGEKRYILHPRGAIIGDTILSGTEVPIKMGNALPLKESTSTDMPLGTAIHNIEITLGKGGQLVRAAGAETNLMLKKKKTEVYALGRHISLSADKARRVIDQIRGRSYEETLMILELMSYRACYPIFKLVYSAAANASYNMASNKADLVISKAEVNEGTTAKRLKPRARGRRYAIKRNTCHITLVVKDRSLNADYEQMDSWIYDDRY